The sequence below is a genomic window from Candidatus Thermoplasmatota archaeon.
TCCAAACCTTGTATCCGTCCCACTCATCCAATCGAACGAGAGCATCGAGATCGTTCTCCAGACAGTAGAATACGACAGGGCATGGAACTACGACTCCTCCTCTCAGGAATGGAAATGGTACATGACGTCCAAGACCTATAGGAGAGGATTATGGAACATGGATCATACCGGGGGAATGTGGGCGAACGTGAAAGAGGATTCGAATCTCACGGTTGCGGGAATCGTTCCCGCTCAGACCACGATATTTCTGTACGAGGGGTGGAATCTCGTTTCGGTCCCGTCCTTCAACTCCTCCTACACGGTCGCTGACCTGAAGGCCGAGGCGGGTGCCACGAGGGTGGAGGGATATGATCTTGCCCCGCCTCACTTCCTGAGAGTGCTCGAAGACGCCGAAGTGCTTTTGGCGGGGTTCGGTTATTGGGTCAAGGTAGAAGCAGACACCGTCTGGATAGTCGAAGTGTCGTAGTTCGAAAAGAAGAACGACACTTTTATGAAGTGGTCAGGTAGCGAAGGGCTGCTCACTCGGACGATAGTTGCTGCGATGAAGCTGCAAAAGGTTTTCCGCTACTAGAGTCATCACCTTGACTGTCTTGGATCATGCAGAAAACTCCAAAGAAGGCTGAAGTGCAAAACATAGTCGCATCCACGAGATTCGCGGATAGCCTTGACTTGAACGCTATTGCAGGGATCCTTGAGGGCTCGGAGTACGATCCCGAGAAGTTTCCAGGATTGATCCATCGCATAAAGGAGCCGAAGACCGCTCTTCTCCTATTCGGAAGCGGGAAAGTAGTTTGCACTGGGGGAAAGAGACTCAACGATGTTCGAGGGTCTGTTGACATCGTTGCCGGCAAATTGCTGGAAGCTGGAATACCCGTTGAACGGCATCCAGAGATAACAGTTCAAAATATCGTAGCCACGTCTGATCTCGGTGCTGGGATAAACCTCGCCAATATAGCCATCTCACTCGGCGTGGAGCACATAGAGTACGAGCCTGAACAGTTCCCTGGACTGGTTTACAGGTTGGAGGATCCCAAGACAGTCTGCTTGCTTTTTAGTACAGGCAAGATGGTCCTCACAGGCGCAAAGAATGTGGAGGAGATAGACCGCGCGGTCGAATCGATTGCAGAGGTCC
It includes:
- a CDS encoding TATA-box-binding protein, with the protein product MQKTPKKAEVQNIVASTRFADSLDLNAIAGILEGSEYDPEKFPGLIHRIKEPKTALLLFGSGKVVCTGGKRLNDVRGSVDIVAGKLLEAGIPVERHPEITVQNIVATSDLGAGINLANIAISLGVEHIEYEPEQFPGLVYRLEDPKTVCLLFSTGKMVLTGAKNVEEIDRAVESIAEVLSRCGFL